The following are from one region of the Arachis duranensis cultivar V14167 chromosome 10, aradu.V14167.gnm2.J7QH, whole genome shotgun sequence genome:
- the LOC107469940 gene encoding uncharacterized protein LOC107469940, whose amino-acid sequence MDTLLAQNKAIATQLAALTKKVEASQVSVVQAQAPPQEEDASEVECEWEQANYVNNPSRPVYDSNSKTYNPGWKNHPNFRRENQQDHKPYHSNHHNNHNTNHQSRNNRPYHSSQNTSHHPTQQTHNSHHQDTSTPTMQLCETSNSFSKLEAAIAQLSTQLTRTISTILERQLQADRKIDANQEEAGSNIKNQRAAISKLKAQLGSLSKQISMSIHTFSSDTVANPRGECKAIKLRSGKVVEETTPSQSHQEEEIAKEHKIKKEENTSAPSSPKQVLKPYVPQAPYTQRLRKDEKDSQFSRFLEIFKKLQIIIPFAEALEQTPFYAKFLKELMKRKRNWGEKETIVLTEECSVIIQKKLPQKLKDPGSFQIPCIIGNMNIEKALYDLEASINLMSLAMMKIMRIEEAKPTRMALQLADITFKFSHGVVEDLLLKVGEFIFLADFVVLDMEEEVKTSIILGRPFLATARAIIDVQKGELVLRLHEAKMVFNVIKEMSYPKEAISECMMVDTIENMVQRVIEEEQYEETQEQDQQVSCGELPLEAMDKSIMMDKPSKRKLKAPKLELKILPPSLKYSYLGDNNTYPVIISSNLNEE is encoded by the coding sequence ATGGACACCTTGTTAGCACAAAACAAGGCAATCGCAACACAATTAGCAGCCTTAACAAAGAAGGTGGAGGCAAGCCAAGTCTCAGTTGTCCAAGCTCAAGCACCACCACAAGAAGAAGATGCATCAGAAGTTGAATGTGAATGGGAGCAGGCAAATTATGTAAACAACCCATCTAGACCAGTATATGATTCAAACTCTAAAACATACAACCCAggatggaagaaccacccaaattttAGGCGGGAAAACCAACAAGACCACAAACCCTATCACTCCAATCATCACAACAACCATAATACCAACCACCAATCAAGAAACAACAGACCCTACCACAGCTCACAAAACACATCACATCACCCCACACAGCAGACACACAATAGCCACCACCAAGATACATCAACCCCCACCATGCAACTATGTGAAACCAGTAATAGTTTCTCAAAATTAGAGGCAGCCATAGCACAATTGTCAACACAACTGACCAGAACTATCTCTACTATTCTGGAAAGACAGCTACAAGCTGACAGAAAAATAGATGCTAACCAGGAAGAGGCCGGATCCaacataaagaatcaaaggGCAGCGATTTCAAAGTTGAAGGCACAATTAGGGAGCTTATCTAAGCAAATATCTATGTCCATACATACCTTTTCTAGTGACACCGTGGCTAACCCCAggggagagtgcaaggccataaaactaagaagtggaaaggtTGTAGAAGAAACAACCCCAAGCCAAAGCcaccaagaagaagaaattgcaaAGGAACATAAAATCAAGAAGGAAGAAAATACCTCTGCACCATCCTCACCAAAGCAAGTCTTGAAGCCTTATGTGCCACAAGCACCCTATACACAAAGGCTAAGGAAGGATGAGAAAGACAGCCAATTCTCTAGATTTTTAGAAATCTTCAAGAAGCTCCAAATCATCATACCCTTTGCTGAGGCACTAGAGCAAACGCCATTCTATGCTAagtttttgaaggagctcatgaaaaggaagaggaattgGGGAGAGAAAGAGACTATAGTGCTCACTGAGGAATGTAGTGTCATAATACAAAAGAAGCTTCCCCAGAAACtgaaagatcctgggagcttccAAATCCCCTGTATCATTGGGAATATGAACATTGAGAAGGCATTATATGATCTCGAAGCTAGCATAAACCTCATGTCTTTGGCCATGATGAAAATAATGAGAATAGAGGAAGCcaagccaacaagaatggcactccaATTAGCTGACATAACGTTTAAATTCTCCCATGGTGTGGTGGAAGATTTATTGTTGAAAGTGGGGGAATTCATCTTCCTAGCTGATTTTGTTGTGCTTGACATGGAGGAAGAAGTCAAGACATCAATCATCCTAGGAAGGCCATTCCTAGCTACTGCTAGAGCCAtaattgatgttcaaaaaggggagCTAGTCTTGAGATTACATGAAGCGAAGATGGTTTTCAATGTCATCAAGGAAATGAGCTACCCCAAGGAAGCCATTAGTGAATGCATGATGGTGGATACCATTGAGAACATGGTTCAAAGAGTCATAGAGGAAGAACAATATGAAGAAACCCAAGAGCAAGATCAACAAGTCTCATGTGGTGAGCTACCACTGGAGGCTATGGATAAATCAATCATGATGGATAAGCCAAGCAAGAGGAAATTGAAGGCACCAAAGTTGGAACTGAAGATTCTACCCCCAAGTTTGAAATATTCTTACTTGGGTGATAACAATACATACCCAGTGATCATTAGCTCAAACTTGAATGAGGAATAA